A single genomic interval of Salvelinus namaycush isolate Seneca chromosome 41, SaNama_1.0, whole genome shotgun sequence harbors:
- the LOC120033906 gene encoding adhesion G protein-coupled receptor E2-like: MEYENGTEGKGRHWSVNGCSVVFSDENYTVCSCSHLSTFALIMQTGETVSEDNPFLEWVNRMCVIVGLVFFALAILTFLLCSWNPKINNTARLHLCLCLFLSHLMLLLDYTYLTHKLVCSIMAGLLHFLVVASFLWMLLEALQLYLLVQRLSRIQIIQREGLQKKYLFLIGYGIPLVIVGVSAAVKRDGYGGSKVCWLKPEQYFTWAVLGPVCTVLALNWILFCVTIWSLRPTLANMKSDVSQSKDTRLIIFKILAQFVILGCTWVLGFFQSTMVFKYLFIVLNSQQGTFLYIVHCLFNKEVRDEYRKWLGCSSSSSTPDSMKEAPSVSEDLDKAGEEKQKKGTRPG; the protein is encoded by the exons ATGGAATATGAGAATGGAACCGAGGGGAAGGGGAGACATTGGTCAGTGAACGGCTGTTCGGTTGTGTTCTCTGATGAGAACTACACAGTGTGCAGCtgctctcacctctccaccttTGCCCTCATCATGCAGACTGGGGAG ACTGTGTCGGAGGACAATCCCTTCCTAGAGTGGGTGAACAGAATGTGTGTGATCGTGGGCCTGGTCTTCTTTGCTCTGGCCATCCTCACCTTCCTGCTGTGTAGCTGGAACCCTAAGATCAACAACACAGCCCGCCTCcacctctgcctctgcctcttccTGTCCCATCTGATGCTCCTATTGGATTACACCTACCTTACTCACAAG CTGGTGTGCTCCATCATGGCAGGTCTCCTCCACTTCCTGGTAGTGGCCAGTTTCCTGTGGATGCTGCTGGAGGCGCTCCAGCTCTACCTGCTGGTCCAGAGACTCTCTAGGATCCAGATCATCCAGAGGGAAGGCCTCCAGAAGAAATACCTCTTCCTGATTGGCTATGGCATCCCCCTGGTGATCGTCGGTGTGTCTGCAGCTGTGAAACGTGACGGCTATGGGGGATCTAAAGT ATGCTGGCTGAAGCCAGAACAATACTTTACCTGGGCTGTGTTAGGGCCAGTGTGTACTGTCCTAGCA CTGAACTGGATATTGTTCTGCGTTACTATCTGGAGTTTGAGACCTACCTTGGCTAACATGAAGAGTGATGTCTCACAGTCCAAagacaccag aCTGATCATCTTTAAGATCCTGGCACAGTTTGTGATACTGGGTTGTACCTGGGTGCTGGGCTTTTTCCAGTCCACCATGGTCTTCAAGTACCTCTTCATCGTGCTCAACTCCCAGCAGGGCACCTTCCTCTACATCGTTCACTGTCTCTTCAACAAGGAG GTACGTGATGAGTACAGGAAGTGGCTGGGCTGTTCTTCCAGCTCCTCTACTCCAGACTCTATG AAAGAAGCACCTTCCGTCTCTGAAGACCTGGACAAGGCTGGTGAAGAGAAACAAAAGAAAGGAACACGGCCAGGATGA